DNA sequence from the Cohnella herbarum genome:
AAGAGATAGCTGAAATAGTTTTCGCTTAAATTGACCTGGGCGGCGATATCCTGTAGACGCAAAGGCTGATTGTATTTTTCTTTGATCCATCGGATGGCTTGTTCGATATCGCTTCGCCGGCTTCGGAGGGAAACGTCATCCCAGAGCTCTCTGGCTACGGTATGCAAGCGCAGGCACCATTCGCGCAGCTCGGGATAAGTCTCCAACCGGTTCAATCGGTCGAAGGCCGAGCTGTCCTGCCACATCCCGTTAAGGGGAGTCCCCATTCGCCAAGCAGCAGCGTGACGGAGGATTGCCATTGCACGATCCGGTCGCGGACGAGGTGCGGAGGCATCCCCTCGGGAGGACGAAGAGGAAACAGCTCTTCGAAGCGAAGGCGCGCGAACGCTTCGTCCGTTTGTTCCAGCGCGGCTAAATAAGCGCGGATTGCCATCGGCGAAACGAACGAGGCATAGCTATCGTTAAGTTCTCGCTCGGAACCAAGGACGCGGTTGGCGTAAACGTGAACGTAACCGGGACCCGTATAAAACCGAAGGCTCAAAGCTTCTAACGCCTCATGGTAAGCTTGAAGCTTATCTTGTTTATCGAGATGCAGCGGACTGATCGCGACGGAGAGGCATTGTCCCTCGTCGCCTAAACGGTGAATGGCGTCGGCGAGGTCGTCCTTCCACCGTTCTAAGATGAGCTTTCCATCGTCTCCATCGCCGTTGGCCGTCGCGATGAAGACCGCCTCGCGATCGTTTTGATGCATTTTCGCCTCGCGCAAGCCCTTGTGAGCCGTCGAATCGAGAAGCAGGCGAGCCAGGTGCTCCCGATTATCCCCGGTTGTCCGAATAATGCCAACGGAGTAACGACGACCGCCGTTGATCTCCTCTTCCCGGGGAGCAGGTTCATTGTCCGCCGTTGCGACTTCAAGCCAATCCGTCAGAGAGTTCGAGGAGACGGACAGGGTTCCATGATCGATCGCTTCCGTCGGTTTCTCCTGGACGCTCCTTGAATCCTTCGCTTGCAGCACGGATTCAAGCAGTTCCTCGGGGCTCATCGTTAATTTATGCACGTAATCGATAACGCCCAAGCGAATCGCGTCTTGAACGGATCTGAAATCCTCCCGCACGCTTAAGATCATAACGATCATATCCGGAAATTCCTTGCGGATATGGCGAATCATCTCCAAGCCGTCCATAATCGGCATTTGGATATCCGTAATGACCATGTCCGGCTTAAGGCTGCGGACCAGTTCGAGCCCGGTGCGGCCATCCGATGCATCGCCGACCACTTCGATTCCGTGCTCCGCCCAAGGTATGCCGGAGACGATTCCCCTGCGTACCAGTACTTCGTCTTCAACCACCACGATCTTCATCGATGTCCTCCTCCCTCTGAAGCGGCAGTCTGATCGTTACGTAAGTTCTGCCCTCGGCTTCCGAACGTTGGATTTGCAAACCGTAAGCGTCTCCGTACATCATGCGAATTCTTTTGTGAACGTTTTGCAGGCCGACATTCGAGAAGGTAGGATGGAGCTCTTCTTTCTCAATGCTCTCCATAATATCCTTGATTTTTTCCTTGTTGATCTCCAATCCGTTGTCAACGATTTCCAATGTCAACACTCCGGTCGGACTTACCGTCGAACGGATGATCATTTCGCCTTTGCCTTCTTGAAAGGAAGCATGGCGGTAGACGTTCTCGACGAGCGGTTGCAGCGAGAGCTTAGGAACTAGGGCATCCAAGGTCGTCTCGTCCAATTGCTCGATCACGGTCACGTTGTCCCCGAACCGATACCGCTGAATCGTCATGAAATAGCGAACGTTCTTCATCTCTTCCCGCAAAAGGATCCGGTCTTGGCCGCGATGGATGCTCATGTCCAGAAGGTGGCCTAGCGACAGCAGCATTTCCGTGATCGGCTTCGTACCGGCCATGATCGACATCCAGCGGATGGTGTTCAGCGTATTGTGCAGGAAGTGCGGGTTGATCTGGGCTTGAAGAGCTTCCAATTTGGCTTGTTCCCGATGGCGTTCTAAGACGATTTCCCGATTGATATGGTTCTGCAGCCGCACAAGCATCTTGTCGAACGTTTGTCCGAGCAATCCCGCTTCGTCCCGGGTTCGAATATCCGCCGTAACGTCCAAGTGCCCCTTCTCCACTTGTTTCATCACGACTCTTAACTTTCTAAGGGGTTTTGTTAGCATATTGGAGAAGAACGCGATCATGCCGATGAACACGACCATGCTCACCGCGAAAATAATCGTGCTTACGTTGCGTATTTTATCGATTTCGCGAAAGACGGCTTCGTGAGGCACGATCTGAATGACCCGCCAACCGGTCATGGGCAGCGAGTAGGTACTGAGCACGTATTTGTTCCCGTTTACGCTCGTGCTTAAGGTGTTATCCGCGGATTCGTCGATGATCGGTTTGAGAGAGGCGTATAAGGGCATCGCCTCATCGCGAGAATAGGTAAGAACGCTATCGTCCGGTCCGACGAGCAATCCGTAGCCGGTTAGGGAAGGATCCCCCGACTGCAGTACGTCCAAGTAGGCTTGCGTAGGTTCGCTGATCGCTAACTGGCCGATGCTTTGATTGCTCTCGTCTCTCACGACCATGGAGACGGTCAGCAAGGGATGTTTCCCGGGAAGGGCATAATTGTCATGATTCAAGGTCCATACCATATATCCGTTCTCTTCGATCGTCCGGTGAAACCAGTCGGAGTTCGTTAGGACATCTTTGGCCCCGGGAGACCTTCCCCAGTTCGTATATAAGGTACCATAGTTATCGAAGACGGAGAAATAGAGGTCGTCGCTGGCGATCGCCGTTGACATCTCTAGGAACTTTTTATCCATCGTATGGGTGTTATTAAGCTTATCCCGTTCCGTAACGGGGGGATTAACTAGCACCCGTTTGACGTTCTCGTCGATTACGAGAGATGAGGTTGCGTGCATCATCGTCTGCAGCTTGCGTTCAATATTTAAGTTGATCTGGTGCAATCTTTCTTCGGCGGACGATTCGACCTGCTTCCGCAGAACGTTCTCGATCGCTTGATAAGCGTACACGCTCGCTCCCAAGATGGGAATCAGCACGAACAAGACGAAGGCGATCATCCATTTGGTGCGCAGGCTGATGAAAGGCATAGTTGTTTAGCGATCCTCCTCCATCGATAGGAACGGCGCCGATACGTAAGAGTCGATGGCTCCGTAGGATTCAGTCGAACTAGCCGAATAGCGTACGGCGGCTTTCACTGCAAGCGTCCAATTCCCGGGAGCCTCCAGCCAGTCCGTCCATTCATGTGGGGAAGGCAATTCGCGCGCTATGCGGCTGAGCAACGCTCCAACGAAAGCATCCCCTGCCCCGGTCGTATCGACGGCTTGTACGGTCATGCCCTGGAATTTCTCGACTCCGCGCGCCGTGACGCTGAAACAGCCTTCGGCACCCAAAGTGACGACCAGCGCTTTCAATCCGCAGCGCGAGCTCAGGTACTGCGCCCGGGTTTCATGAGTAAGGGATGGAGCGCCGTTGAAGTCCGTATCCGTTAGAAAGCATAGTTCTTCCTCGTTAATCTTTACCAAATCCGCAAGTTCCATCGCTTCTAGTATGGCACTCTTCGCTTGTTGCTCCGAATCCCACAGGTTTAATCGCAGATTAGGATCGTAACTGACCAAGCAGCCTCTTCTCCCGGCTTCGCGCGCTGCCAGCAGGGTAGTCGTGCGGGCCGGCTCTGCCGTCAAGGTAAGGGAGCCGAAATGGAATATGCCCGCCTCGTCCAATAATTCGAGGGGAATTTCCTCGGAGGCCATGCATAGGTCGGCGGTGTCCTTCCTATAGAAGGCAAAGTCCCTTTGGCCTTCCTCGGCTAAAGTCACGATAGCCAACGTCGTGCGCTTATCGGACGCTTCAAGTAAATAGTCGGTATTTACTCCGACTTCCGTCAACTTGCGGCGGATGGACGCTCCGAAGGCGTCTCTTCCGACTTTGCCTATAAAGAAGCTCGGAACCCCGAGCAGGGCTGCCGCTGCGGCAACGTTGGCGGGAGCGCCTCCGGGGTTCGCTATATAATGTTTGGAATCGACGGACAGCAGATCGATCAGTACTTCTCCGAACGCGGCGATCGGTTTCATTGAATTCATCTCCTTGTCTTGCTAGCGCTTACATCCACTCAGTATAGGATCTGGGGACAGGGATGTAAACGAACCGGGGCGAATTCGAAGAATCGTGTCTTTTTATCGTAAGATCGGTGCCTAAGAGCGGGCGGGCGGTAGAAATGAAAAGAGAATCGTATCCGTTTTCAGGGGGATCGTGAGTTTTCGGGCGATGGGGGAAAGCGCTACCATAAAGCTATATCAGCCGGAAAGGGGAGCGATACACATTCGCACGCAGAAGCAATCAGACACGTTGGCCGGATGGCTGTTTATTTTACCGGGCATAGCGGGATTCGGAGTTCTTACGATCATTCCGATTATATTATCGCTAATTATCAGTTTTACCGATTGGAATTTCCTTGACGGATTGAAGGGGCTGCGCTTCATAGGGCTTGATAACTTCATCGAGATGTGGTCGGACAAGTGGTTCGTGGACAGCTTGACGAACAATCTTGTGTTCGCGGCGGTTACCGTACCTGCCACGATCATCCTTTCCTTGCTTGCGGCTATCGGATTGAATAAAGGCGTCTACATGAAATCGCCGATTCGTCTCATGATTTTCATGCCGTACGTATCGAATATCGTTGCCATCTCCATTGTATGGGGTACGTTGTACAACCCGACGATGGGACCGATCAACTCTTTTCTCAGGAGCGTCGGGATTGATAATCCGCCGGGATGGCTAGCCAGCAGTACATGGGCGTTACCCGCCATTATGATCATGACGATCTGGGCGAACGTAGGCTATAACATGATTATTTATCTTGCGGGGCTTCAGGGGATTTCGAAGGACTTGTACGAGGCGGCGAAAATAGACGGCGCAGGACCGATGAGGAGTTTTTTCAAGATTACGCTGCCTATGCTGTCGCCAACGACTTTTTTCGTCATGATTACCAGCATCATTCATTCGTTCCAAGTATTCATCGCCGTATTCGTCATGACGAAAGGCGGACCGGGATCTTCGACGACGGTGCTCACGTATTATTCGTACCGCACGGGCTTCGACTTCTACAAGATGGGTTACTCGTCGGCCATGGCGTGGATATTGTTCTTGATCATCTTCTTGATCACCTTCCTGCAATGGCAAGGACAAAAACGCTGGGTGCACTACTAAGCGGTTCGCTTAGGAAAGGGGGAGTAAGTGTTGAA
Encoded proteins:
- a CDS encoding helix-turn-helix domain-containing protein, producing MWQDSSAFDRLNRLETYPELREWCLRLHTVARELWDDVSLRSRRSDIEQAIRWIKEKYNQPLRLQDIAAQVNLSENYFSYLFSKNTGQTFVHYLQQLRVQKAKELMRESSLPWFEIGERVGFDNPKYFAKIFKRFTRLTPAQYQRNK
- a CDS encoding response regulator, yielding MKIVVVEDEVLVRRGIVSGIPWAEHGIEVVGDASDGRTGLELVRSLKPDMVITDIQMPIMDGLEMIRHIRKEFPDMIVMILSVREDFRSVQDAIRLGVIDYVHKLTMSPEELLESVLQAKDSRSVQEKPTEAIDHGTLSVSSNSLTDWLEVATADNEPAPREEEINGGRRYSVGIIRTTGDNREHLARLLLDSTAHKGLREAKMHQNDREAVFIATANGDGDDGKLILERWKDDLADAIHRLGDEGQCLSVAISPLHLDKQDKLQAYHEALEALSLRFYTGPGYVHVYANRVLGSERELNDSYASFVSPMAIRAYLAALEQTDEAFARLRFEELFPLRPPEGMPPHLVRDRIVQWQSSVTLLLGEWGLPLTGCGRTARPSTD
- a CDS encoding cache domain-containing sensor histidine kinase; amino-acid sequence: MPFISLRTKWMIAFVLFVLIPILGASVYAYQAIENVLRKQVESSAEERLHQINLNIERKLQTMMHATSSLVIDENVKRVLVNPPVTERDKLNNTHTMDKKFLEMSTAIASDDLYFSVFDNYGTLYTNWGRSPGAKDVLTNSDWFHRTIEENGYMVWTLNHDNYALPGKHPLLTVSMVVRDESNQSIGQLAISEPTQAYLDVLQSGDPSLTGYGLLVGPDDSVLTYSRDEAMPLYASLKPIIDESADNTLSTSVNGNKYVLSTYSLPMTGWRVIQIVPHEAVFREIDKIRNVSTIIFAVSMVVFIGMIAFFSNMLTKPLRKLRVVMKQVEKGHLDVTADIRTRDEAGLLGQTFDKMLVRLQNHINREIVLERHREQAKLEALQAQINPHFLHNTLNTIRWMSIMAGTKPITEMLLSLGHLLDMSIHRGQDRILLREEMKNVRYFMTIQRYRFGDNVTVIEQLDETTLDALVPKLSLQPLVENVYRHASFQEGKGEMIIRSTVSPTGVLTLEIVDNGLEINKEKIKDIMESIEKEELHPTFSNVGLQNVHKRIRMMYGDAYGLQIQRSEAEGRTYVTIRLPLQREEDIDEDRGG
- a CDS encoding carbohydrate kinase family protein, which codes for MKPIAAFGEVLIDLLSVDSKHYIANPGGAPANVAAAAALLGVPSFFIGKVGRDAFGASIRRKLTEVGVNTDYLLEASDKRTTLAIVTLAEEGQRDFAFYRKDTADLCMASEEIPLELLDEAGIFHFGSLTLTAEPARTTTLLAAREAGRRGCLVSYDPNLRLNLWDSEQQAKSAILEAMELADLVKINEEELCFLTDTDFNGAPSLTHETRAQYLSSRCGLKALVVTLGAEGCFSVTARGVEKFQGMTVQAVDTTGAGDAFVGALLSRIARELPSPHEWTDWLEAPGNWTLAVKAAVRYSASSTESYGAIDSYVSAPFLSMEEDR
- a CDS encoding carbohydrate ABC transporter permease, translated to MSFRAMGESATIKLYQPERGAIHIRTQKQSDTLAGWLFILPGIAGFGVLTIIPIILSLIISFTDWNFLDGLKGLRFIGLDNFIEMWSDKWFVDSLTNNLVFAAVTVPATIILSLLAAIGLNKGVYMKSPIRLMIFMPYVSNIVAISIVWGTLYNPTMGPINSFLRSVGIDNPPGWLASSTWALPAIMIMTIWANVGYNMIIYLAGLQGISKDLYEAAKIDGAGPMRSFFKITLPMLSPTTFFVMITSIIHSFQVFIAVFVMTKGGPGSSTTVLTYYSYRTGFDFYKMGYSSAMAWILFLIIFLITFLQWQGQKRWVHY